Within the Miscanthus floridulus cultivar M001 chromosome 2, ASM1932011v1, whole genome shotgun sequence genome, the region AAGGTGGGTGTGCGCGTGCATGTACACTCACCACACTCGTCGGTGGTGGTTGTCACCTTTTTCTAGAAAAATAATACGTGCACCGGCGTGAATGTGATGAACAAAGCCTGTTTGTTAATCCGTCTTAATCGTTTGTAATGACGACTAGCAGCAGAGCAGCCGATGGTGTAGTATGCGTGTACGCGTGGTGCACTGATGAATTGCTGTTGCTGTTTAGCCAGCCCAGCAATTTATTACTAGTGATTGCAGATTAAACACACTTGAATGCACGCACGACTAATGTACTGTCAGATACATATGTGCATGCATGTTTGCAATTTATTACTAGTGATGGCTGCACTGATTCCATGTACTGCCTGTTTCGTGTCAGTTCACCTGCTCGATGGTACCAACAATGCCTCCTCTGCCCACATTCATAGTATCATGATATAAACAGGATAGCAATGGtgagcaaaaaaataaaaataaagtgTGGAAAATGGAATGGGATGGGAAAATGGAATGGGAGACGATTAAATCACACAGACTATGTATAGGTCAATGGCAGGCAACACATACTGACATGAGCTCCAGCAAGAACCATGGGTGTGTGATGGGGATGTGAAGGTCTCACAATCTATACAAGTTGGCATGCATATGTACACAAATACGCTTCTCGTCTCATGCTATCCTAGCTCACATCACACCAGATGACAGAGAAAGAGAGATGTTTTCAcggccggcaccggcaccggcaccggcaccggcaagaacaagaacaagcagcagcaaactggacacaTGGGAATCGATCAATTTCCAACGAACGCAATTCATCAGCTTCTTCCATCACCGCGTGTCAACCAAAACCGACGCAATCAATGGCGAATTCTACTAGCTACGACGAGTCGACGACGACCGTACcggccggcggtggcggcggcaccaGGTAGCCTTCGTCGGAGCTGCTGGCGGTCAGGTTCAGGCGGAGGAGTGCGCGGCGGCGCGGTCCATGGCCATGTCGAGGTggtggagggagagggaggagggcagCGAGAAGGCGTTCACCATGCTCGCCatggcggcgccggcgcccaCCGTGTTGTTGTGGCCGTCCCAGCCGATGTGCCCCACGTGCTGCACGTCCGTGGGGTACCCGATCACCAtctcccgctcctcctcctcctcgccgtcgtACGCCGCGAACATCTGCGACAGGCTCCGTATCCCCTTCATCAGCCTCGACACCCCGGCCGCCACGAGCCCCGgcgtcgccgccgccacggccgcctTCTCCTTCACGGCCTCGCCGGCGCCTTCTTCTGCTGCTTGAAATTTTTGTTTGTTTCCCACCGCTCTGTCAGTACCTACTTACATATGTATGTACACAATTGTGACCGATCAGTCAGCCAAGAACTCACCCTGATAAGCCGCCGTGGTGGCAGTCGTGACGGCGGCGGCAGAAGAGGACGCCGACGAGGAGGGGTCGCCCTGCGGCTTCTTCTCGCTGGGGTCGGCGACGGACACGGCGGACTGCGACATGCAGCCCATGGAGAAGGGGAAGACGGCGAAGcggtcaccgccgccgccaccggagctCCCTCGGCGGTCCTTCATGTGCGGGCCTCTGCTGGCCGGCGTCACACGCACACGCACAGAGACACAGACGCTGCACACGAGTGGGCAATCCGGCGGCgtctctcctctcctcctctagcTAGCTTATATGGCTGCGGCTGCTGCAGGTGATGGATGGGTTGGGCCTCCCGTCTCGTCCGGTCCGGGCTTTGTGTTTTTGGCTTTGCTGCCAAGGATGCATGATTGATTGTTTATATAGCAAGAGGGGCCAAAATGTATTATATTATTATACTAAAACAAACAGATAGGGGAAAGGCAACGTTTGgtgggagagaaagagagagacaacACGACACGGAGTGGTGCTCCCTCttccaaaaaaaaagaagaaggaatGCACATCTTGTTTTTGAGAAGTTCATTTTTTTTCATTAATTTTGACTAGAGATTCGTATAAGTAGTGTCAACATTTGTAATACCTTACCCTACTAATTTAGTGATACTTACTTTTATACATTTGgtcaaatttgaaaaaaaaattacctAATAAGTGAGAtgtgtaatttttttttttggaacggagagagtagcTTCTATGCTGCCGTAGAAAGAGAAACTCTATAAGAGAGAGAGactgaggccttgt harbors:
- the LOC136537590 gene encoding CRIB domain-containing protein RIC4-like isoform X1; its protein translation is MKDRRGSSGGGGGDRFAVFPFSMGCMSQSAVSVADPSEKKPQGDPSSSASSSAAAVTTATTAAYQAEEGAGEAVKEKAAVAAATPGLVAAGVSRLMKGIRSLSQMFAAYDGEEEEEREMVIGYPTDVQHVGHIGWDGHNNTVGAGAAMASMVNAFSLPSSLSLHHLDMAMDRAAAHSSA
- the LOC136537590 gene encoding CRIB domain-containing protein RIC4-like isoform X2, with protein sequence MKDRRGSSGGGGGDRFAVFPFSMGCMSQSAVSVADPSEKKPQGDPSSSASSSAAAVTTATTAAYQEEGAGEAVKEKAAVAAATPGLVAAGVSRLMKGIRSLSQMFAAYDGEEEEEREMVIGYPTDVQHVGHIGWDGHNNTVGAGAAMASMVNAFSLPSSLSLHHLDMAMDRAAAHSSA